The Solidesulfovibrio fructosivorans JJ] genome has a window encoding:
- a CDS encoding helix-turn-helix domain-containing protein: MSTTNLPYDRTAEGPLLTVARVMATLDCSRSFAYKLIKRGEFKVVRLGDAKGIRVTEKSLERYIRRMTGR; encoded by the coding sequence ATGAGCACAACGAATTTGCCGTATGATCGCACTGCCGAGGGGCCGCTGCTGACCGTCGCCCGGGTGATGGCCACCCTCGACTGCTCGAGGAGTTTCGCCTACAAACTGATCAAGCGCGGGGAATTCAAGGTGGTGCGCCTGGGAGATGCCAAGGGGATCCGGGTTACGGAAAAGAGCTTGGAGCGGTATATCAGGCGGATGACCGGGAGATGA
- a CDS encoding HD domain-containing protein has protein sequence MSGNPWNQTFSGLAFDLLDPLSNMVNIKDIAHALSNQCRFNGHCKRFYSVAEHCVYVSRVVPKPMRYLALLHDAAETYTNDITRPLKSLLPDFRDVESRIWEVVAHRLNLPREIPEEIHVADQRLLATESEYLMAPAPRPWMVGVEPYDLREIGLRHPGQFGLLPRDAHRMFLERFAELSILEDRS, from the coding sequence ATGAGCGGTAATCCCTGGAACCAGACGTTTAGCGGACTCGCCTTCGATCTGTTGGACCCATTGTCGAACATGGTCAACATCAAGGATATCGCGCACGCGCTGTCGAACCAGTGCCGTTTCAACGGTCACTGCAAACGGTTTTACTCGGTGGCCGAGCATTGCGTCTACGTGTCCCGCGTCGTGCCGAAGCCCATGCGGTATCTGGCCCTGCTCCACGACGCGGCCGAGACCTACACCAACGATATCACGCGGCCGCTCAAGTCGCTGCTTCCGGATTTCCGGGATGTCGAGTCCAGGATCTGGGAGGTCGTCGCCCACCGCTTGAATCTCCCCAGGGAGATCCCCGAGGAGATCCACGTCGCCGACCAGCGCCTGCTGGCCACCGAATCGGAATACCTCATGGCCCCGGCGCCGCGTCCCTGGATGGTCGGCGTCGAGCCCTACGACCTGCGCGAGATCGGTCTGCGTCATCCCGGCCAGTTCGGCCTGCTGCCCCGCGACGCGCACCGGATGTTCCTGGAGCGCTTTGCCGAGTTGTCGATTCTGGAGGATCGGTCATGA
- a CDS encoding CHC2 zinc finger domain-containing protein — protein sequence MPCRQDIAAMAADLLGLFEAHGLAPKKKTGGEWAAPCPACGGEDRCMIKPADHEGRGGYWCRQCGAYGDAIQFLRDYEGMSYVEACRHLGIEAARATASSLPRPPKPSAGQGTFEAAPSVPPAELWTQKATDFAAWAHQQLLASPKELAWLAARGLPLEAVQRYRLGWNPGEKGRSCLIRPRARWGLPPVEGKPDKSGKPTLKKTFWIPRGLVIPHFAGTAPDSPVARLRIRRPEADRREFRAETKYYVIPGSNMDAMILGRDARAFVVVESELDALMLHHVAGDLAGAVSVMTASVRKIEAGVLETLHDALAILVALDAEGKDGAGAKGCARWMASFPRAKRWPVPVGKDPGEAFEKGANLRAWILAGLPAVLRPGLLPPGQPRCVGAGEEEAARGGAVENAPAATEDARASVPDVPQAREDAPTVRWLDPDHVTAFELVPLRELLEAMARYCVEPVLVPGRDSNAERLLALRVSREVPAAECDRIAGMFFGACLEAVLWFADYRGMRSVEGMRGVFGRSDGNGQVAAIVRRADPETANLSFAGWARLDFWRCPEAA from the coding sequence TTGCCATGCAGACAGGACATTGCCGCCATGGCCGCTGATCTGCTTGGTTTGTTCGAGGCACACGGGCTTGCGCCGAAGAAGAAAACGGGCGGCGAGTGGGCAGCGCCCTGCCCGGCCTGCGGCGGCGAAGACCGCTGCATGATCAAGCCGGCTGACCACGAGGGGCGCGGCGGCTACTGGTGCCGTCAGTGCGGGGCTTACGGCGATGCCATCCAGTTCCTGCGGGACTATGAAGGCATGTCCTACGTTGAGGCCTGTCGCCATCTTGGTATCGAGGCGGCCCGGGCCACGGCATCCTCCCTGCCGCGTCCGCCGAAGCCGTCCGCCGGTCAGGGCACGTTCGAGGCCGCGCCATCCGTGCCTCCGGCCGAACTGTGGACCCAAAAGGCGACCGACTTTGCCGCCTGGGCCCACCAGCAGCTCCTCGCCAGTCCTAAAGAGCTTGCCTGGCTCGCCGCGCGCGGTCTGCCCCTCGAGGCTGTCCAGCGTTACCGCCTGGGCTGGAACCCGGGTGAGAAGGGACGGTCCTGCCTCATCCGCCCCCGCGCCAGATGGGGCCTGCCGCCGGTCGAGGGAAAGCCGGACAAGAGCGGCAAGCCGACGCTGAAAAAGACCTTCTGGATCCCCCGCGGCTTGGTCATCCCGCATTTCGCCGGCACTGCCCCGGACAGCCCCGTCGCACGGTTGCGCATCCGCCGGCCCGAGGCCGATCGCCGCGAGTTCCGCGCGGAGACGAAATACTACGTCATTCCCGGATCGAACATGGACGCCATGATCCTTGGCCGCGACGCGCGCGCCTTTGTGGTGGTCGAGTCCGAGCTGGACGCGCTCATGCTGCACCACGTGGCCGGCGATCTGGCCGGGGCTGTGTCGGTGATGACGGCCAGTGTCAGGAAGATCGAAGCCGGGGTGCTCGAAACCCTGCACGACGCCCTGGCCATCCTGGTGGCCCTGGACGCCGAGGGCAAGGACGGGGCCGGGGCCAAGGGGTGCGCCCGGTGGATGGCCAGCTTCCCGCGCGCCAAACGCTGGCCCGTCCCAGTGGGCAAGGATCCCGGCGAGGCCTTCGAGAAGGGTGCGAATCTGCGCGCCTGGATCCTTGCCGGGCTGCCGGCGGTGTTGCGTCCAGGACTTTTGCCGCCTGGACAGCCGCGTTGCGTGGGGGCGGGAGAAGAAGAGGCGGCGCGGGGCGGCGCGGTCGAGAATGCGCCGGCGGCGACAGAAGATGCGCGTGCGTCCGTTCCGGATGTGCCCCAGGCCCGGGAGGACGCTCCAACCGTCCGTTGGCTCGATCCAGACCACGTGACCGCGTTCGAGCTGGTGCCGCTCCGCGAGCTGCTCGAGGCCATGGCGCGATACTGTGTGGAGCCTGTGCTCGTGCCCGGCCGGGACAGCAATGCCGAGCGGCTGCTGGCGTTGCGCGTGTCGCGGGAGGTTCCGGCGGCGGAGTGCGATCGCATCGCGGGGATGTTTTTCGGGGCGTGCCTCGAGGCGGTGCTGTGGTTCGCGGATTACCGGGGCATGCGTTCGGTCGAGGGTATGCGCGGCGTGTTCGGCCGCTCCGATGGCAACGGGCAGGTCGCGGCCATTGTGCGGCGCGCGGATCCCGAGACGGCAAATCTGTCGTTTGCCGGCTGGGCCCGACTGGACTTCTGGCGCTGTCCTGAAGCGGCGTAA
- a CDS encoding terminase gpA endonuclease subunit, translating to MTVPEFVCFRFTDAERRIFRKRVRPQPSVWAAQNIVVQDGPFAGSRLRMDVTPYMPGIIDTLYQPGVEEVGVCASPQISKSELLFASLFYSMEFFPGPKLVAMPDEDTLTRAVEKKLLPRIRGSATLRRLFYRYAKGAFELTDGSPVYLASSQSPAQRASVTVMHEFLDEIDLYRQLAGQGAPITEFEERTISYGHKRKILKISKPMGDETSAIWIFVTIDCDELRRWQVPCSACGTVQIMHEDHVVVLEHCKDPREIKRRKLGRYKCPHCGYLWTDHARNQAVARGEWIADEPVLRPRAVGFHLPALVSPFVSLSEFAADKLTAENSDDDRVKRDYANGRCAKPFKAIALDTKEETVLSRRAMWLPAKTVPVEAVALTCGIDVQMDSFWFSVLAWGREMQSWLVDYGQLRTWEDVMGLVHGTRYPVLGRDGSTLGIWRAGIDSGGNKTKHEILTRTEEVYSWCRARGDGRLFPIKGRSRDYHVNVSWTTIDKLPHSGRPIPGGLQLYLLDVNSLKRLLYKRLRQDAKQPMLLHGQTGEDYARHLAAERLVKDRAGNYVWEQLSDTNHLLDATMIAHACADDSWTPSLSYLLEQEHEETTKPRETPRPDADDRGSILAAAASRASAILANR from the coding sequence GTGACCGTCCCCGAGTTCGTTTGCTTCCGTTTCACCGATGCCGAGCGCCGCATCTTCCGCAAGCGGGTGCGGCCGCAGCCGTCCGTCTGGGCGGCCCAGAACATCGTGGTGCAGGACGGGCCGTTCGCGGGTTCCCGCCTGCGCATGGACGTCACGCCCTACATGCCCGGCATCATCGACACGCTGTACCAGCCAGGCGTCGAAGAGGTCGGCGTCTGCGCCTCGCCGCAGATCAGCAAGTCCGAGCTGCTGTTCGCCAGTCTGTTTTACAGCATGGAGTTTTTCCCGGGCCCGAAGCTGGTGGCCATGCCGGACGAGGACACGCTGACCCGGGCCGTGGAGAAAAAGCTCCTGCCGCGCATCAGGGGTTCCGCCACCCTGCGCCGGCTCTTTTACCGTTACGCCAAGGGTGCTTTCGAGCTGACCGACGGCTCACCGGTCTATCTGGCCTCGTCCCAGTCGCCGGCCCAGCGCGCGTCCGTGACGGTCATGCACGAGTTCTTGGACGAAATCGACCTCTACCGCCAGCTGGCGGGCCAGGGCGCGCCGATCACGGAATTCGAGGAACGCACCATCTCCTACGGCCACAAGCGAAAAATACTGAAAATCTCCAAACCCATGGGCGATGAGACCAGCGCCATCTGGATTTTCGTCACCATCGATTGCGACGAGCTGCGCCGTTGGCAGGTGCCCTGCTCGGCCTGCGGCACCGTCCAGATCATGCACGAGGACCACGTGGTTGTCCTGGAGCACTGCAAGGATCCCCGGGAGATCAAACGGCGCAAGCTCGGCCGCTACAAATGCCCGCACTGCGGATACCTCTGGACCGACCACGCCCGGAACCAGGCCGTGGCGCGCGGTGAATGGATCGCCGACGAGCCCGTGCTTCGGCCGCGTGCCGTGGGCTTCCATCTGCCGGCACTGGTGTCGCCGTTCGTGTCCCTTTCCGAGTTTGCCGCGGACAAGCTGACCGCTGAAAACTCCGATGACGACCGGGTCAAGCGCGACTACGCCAATGGCCGTTGCGCCAAGCCGTTCAAGGCAATTGCGCTGGACACCAAGGAAGAAACGGTGCTGTCGCGCCGGGCCATGTGGCTGCCGGCCAAGACCGTGCCGGTCGAAGCCGTGGCGCTGACCTGCGGCATCGATGTCCAGATGGACAGCTTTTGGTTTTCCGTCCTGGCCTGGGGCCGGGAAATGCAGAGCTGGCTCGTGGACTATGGCCAGCTGCGCACCTGGGAGGACGTCATGGGGCTCGTGCACGGGACGCGCTATCCTGTCCTCGGCCGTGACGGTTCGACGCTCGGGATCTGGCGCGCCGGCATCGACTCGGGCGGCAACAAGACCAAGCACGAGATCCTGACCCGCACCGAGGAGGTCTATTCCTGGTGCCGGGCGCGCGGTGACGGTCGGCTGTTTCCGATCAAGGGACGCAGCCGGGACTACCACGTCAACGTCAGCTGGACGACCATCGACAAGCTGCCCCACTCCGGCCGGCCCATCCCTGGCGGGCTGCAGCTCTACCTTCTCGACGTCAACAGCCTGAAGCGGCTGCTCTATAAGCGTCTGCGCCAGGACGCCAAGCAGCCCATGCTGCTCCATGGCCAAACCGGGGAGGATTACGCCCGGCATCTGGCCGCCGAGCGCCTGGTCAAGGACAGGGCCGGCAACTACGTCTGGGAGCAGTTGAGCGATACCAACCACCTGCTGGACGCCACTATGATCGCCCATGCCTGCGCGGACGATTCCTGGACACCAAGCCTGTCCTACCTGTTGGAACAAGAGCACGAGGAAACGACCAAGCCCCGCGAAACGCCGCGTCCGGACGCGGATGACCGGGGCTCCATCCTGGCCGCAGCCGCCAGCCGGGCCAGCGCCATCCTGGCCAACCGCTAA
- a CDS encoding site-specific DNA-methyltransferase codes for METLKLEQWPLARLRPYERGLRKYGKDVVERMMAAIREYGFRVPVLARCDGEVVDGRLRLDAAARLGLATVPVIPADGLTEAQVRAFRLLVNRSATWAAWDEDMVAVELGELRELDVDLALTGFDVAELDELLGLLPLSGRTDPDDVPPVPETPLTRPGDVWLLGRHRLLCGDATSSTDLAALLGEERPELAVTDPPYNVAVEGKAGKILNDNMGETAFREFLGRAFAALFEVLADGAAVYVAHSETEGLTFRESFLAAGFKLAGCLIWRKNVHVLGRSDYHWQHEPILYGWKPTGRHAWFGGRRQTTLLEALPGAVLLDDGRVQIPAGDNVYLVSGQDLSVEIAPGSIISVDKPPRSDAHPTMKPVALLERFIRNSSRPGDLVIDPFGGSGSTFMACEGLGRSCRTLELDPRFCDVIVRRWQDHTGHVATRPDGRPFPVGEGAA; via the coding sequence ATGGAAACGCTCAAACTCGAACAATGGCCGCTGGCGCGGCTGCGGCCCTACGAGCGGGGCCTGCGCAAATACGGCAAGGATGTGGTGGAACGGATGATGGCGGCGATTCGGGAATACGGGTTTCGGGTTCCGGTGCTGGCGCGCTGTGACGGCGAGGTGGTCGACGGCCGCCTGCGCCTGGATGCGGCCGCGCGCCTGGGGCTGGCCACGGTGCCCGTGATCCCGGCAGACGGGCTCACTGAGGCGCAGGTGCGCGCCTTCCGGCTGCTCGTCAACCGCTCGGCCACCTGGGCGGCCTGGGATGAGGATATGGTGGCCGTGGAGCTGGGTGAGCTGCGGGAGCTGGATGTGGATCTCGCGCTCACCGGTTTCGACGTGGCCGAACTGGATGAACTGCTCGGCCTGCTGCCGCTTTCCGGCCGCACGGATCCCGACGACGTGCCGCCAGTGCCCGAGACGCCGCTGACACGGCCAGGCGACGTCTGGCTGCTTGGCCGGCATCGGCTACTTTGCGGCGACGCCACCAGTTCGACCGATTTGGCCGCACTGCTCGGCGAAGAGCGCCCGGAGCTGGCCGTTACCGATCCGCCCTACAACGTGGCCGTCGAGGGCAAGGCCGGAAAGATCCTCAACGACAACATGGGCGAAACCGCCTTTCGTGAATTCCTGGGCCGAGCCTTTGCCGCGCTTTTCGAGGTGCTGGCCGACGGCGCGGCCGTGTACGTGGCCCATTCCGAAACCGAGGGACTCACTTTTCGTGAGTCCTTTTTGGCCGCCGGCTTCAAGCTGGCCGGGTGCCTGATCTGGCGCAAAAACGTCCACGTGCTCGGCCGCTCGGACTATCACTGGCAGCACGAACCCATCCTCTATGGCTGGAAGCCGACCGGCCGTCACGCCTGGTTCGGCGGCCGCCGCCAGACCACACTCCTCGAGGCGCTGCCGGGCGCGGTGCTCCTGGATGACGGCCGCGTGCAGATCCCGGCCGGCGATAACGTCTATCTCGTGTCCGGACAGGATCTGTCCGTGGAAATCGCTCCGGGCTCCATCATCAGTGTGGACAAGCCGCCCCGCAGCGACGCGCACCCCACCATGAAACCCGTGGCGCTCCTCGAGCGCTTCATCCGCAACTCCTCCCGTCCGGGCGACCTGGTCATCGATCCGTTCGGCGGCTCCGGCTCCACGTTCATGGCCTGTGAGGGCCTGGGGCGGTCCTGCCGCACCCTCGAACTGGATCCGCGCTTTTGCGACGTGATCGTGCGGCGCTGGCAGGACCACACCGGCCACGTGGCCACCCGTCCGGATGGGCGGCCCTTTCCGGTCGGGGAGGGCGCGGCATGA
- a CDS encoding DUF6148 family protein → MAIFTRAEKAQHIAKWKEALLAVADGQEFTIATRRLRRADLPAIQAHLDWLDSLPTVEDQAAGQGSPQFHQLIPGRYS, encoded by the coding sequence ATGGCCATCTTCACCCGAGCGGAAAAAGCCCAGCACATCGCCAAATGGAAGGAGGCGCTCCTGGCCGTGGCCGACGGCCAGGAGTTCACCATTGCTACGCGGCGCTTGCGCCGGGCGGACCTTCCAGCCATCCAGGCGCACCTGGACTGGCTCGATAGCCTGCCGACCGTCGAGGACCAGGCCGCCGGCCAGGGCTCGCCCCAGTTCCACCAGCTGATCCCGGGACGGTACTCATGA
- a CDS encoding phage portal protein: MSAGNWIDRVIGYISPERGLRRVRARAGMEALGGMIQGVRRTAASREGTLANFQPLRLNSYTVERDADRIRDRAEALVASDGLAASCINSLALNIVGSGLQPQSTPDVAALGIDDDAAYRFAESAEKAWKTWCREADAAGDNHFNDIQHQLMQAQLGLGEFVQIPVWLTDPNRHFGLALQTVHPSRLRTPSDKQADPHIRRGIEIGDYGRPVAYWLAEPPDNRPVAGLSSAYFRRVPRMVAHRWGCFHRRNWGGPESLRGDSLLAPAMKMIADLSAYADSELVGAVIAANLTVFMESANLGPMELSPIGLDGSKKAGDANGYPKAVQAGTIVTGRPGDKPHLLANPRPSDSFDPFYSRMSKLVTASTGQSLGIVTKDFSQSNYSSARAELLEAGKLHVLEQDRFVRGYLQCLYEMVLEEAYWRGMLAIPSGKPDFYQGRYAWCSSYWTRPPRGQIDIVKERKGEEIGLKNFTDCHSDILSSRGTDVETMGRKIARDWETLKRLLPPEILAMFFNSLGSNANTSPSEDVSPKQNDEQQPQEDAA, translated from the coding sequence ATGAGCGCCGGCAACTGGATCGACCGCGTCATCGGGTACATCTCGCCCGAGCGCGGATTGCGCCGGGTCCGGGCGAGAGCCGGCATGGAGGCTCTGGGCGGCATGATCCAGGGCGTACGCCGTACCGCCGCCAGCCGTGAGGGTACGCTGGCCAACTTCCAGCCACTCCGCCTCAACAGCTACACCGTCGAGCGCGACGCCGACCGCATCCGCGACCGCGCCGAGGCCCTGGTCGCCAGCGACGGCCTGGCCGCCTCGTGCATCAATTCCCTGGCTCTGAACATCGTCGGCAGCGGCTTGCAACCGCAGTCCACGCCGGATGTCGCCGCGTTGGGGATCGATGACGATGCGGCGTACCGATTCGCCGAAAGCGCTGAGAAAGCCTGGAAGACTTGGTGCCGCGAAGCGGACGCCGCCGGCGACAACCATTTCAACGACATCCAGCACCAGCTCATGCAGGCCCAGCTCGGCCTGGGAGAGTTCGTGCAGATCCCTGTCTGGCTCACCGACCCAAACCGGCATTTCGGCCTGGCCCTGCAGACGGTGCACCCGTCCAGGTTGCGCACGCCCTCGGACAAGCAGGCCGACCCGCACATCCGAAGGGGCATCGAAATCGGCGACTACGGCCGCCCCGTGGCCTACTGGTTGGCCGAGCCGCCGGACAACCGGCCCGTGGCCGGACTGTCGAGCGCCTATTTCCGTCGTGTGCCGCGCATGGTCGCGCACCGCTGGGGCTGTTTCCATCGCCGGAACTGGGGCGGTCCGGAGTCCCTGCGCGGCGATTCCCTCCTGGCCCCGGCCATGAAAATGATAGCGGACCTGAGCGCCTACGCAGATTCGGAGCTGGTGGGCGCGGTCATCGCAGCCAACCTCACGGTTTTCATGGAGTCGGCCAACCTCGGCCCGATGGAGCTTTCGCCCATTGGCCTCGACGGGAGCAAGAAAGCCGGCGACGCGAATGGATATCCCAAGGCTGTCCAGGCGGGAACGATTGTCACCGGCCGCCCGGGCGACAAGCCCCATCTGCTGGCCAATCCTCGCCCGAGCGACTCCTTCGACCCTTTCTACTCGCGCATGTCCAAGCTTGTGACGGCCTCCACGGGGCAATCTCTGGGCATCGTCACCAAGGATTTTTCCCAGTCCAACTACTCCTCGGCTCGGGCCGAGCTGCTCGAGGCCGGCAAACTGCACGTCCTGGAGCAGGACCGGTTCGTTCGGGGCTATCTCCAGTGCCTCTACGAGATGGTGCTCGAGGAGGCGTACTGGCGCGGCATGTTGGCAATCCCCTCTGGCAAGCCGGATTTCTACCAGGGACGTTACGCTTGGTGCTCCAGTTACTGGACCCGTCCGCCGCGCGGGCAGATTGACATCGTCAAGGAGCGCAAGGGCGAAGAGATCGGCCTGAAGAACTTCACCGACTGCCATTCCGACATTCTCAGCTCACGGGGCACCGACGTCGAAACCATGGGGCGCAAGATCGCCAGGGACTGGGAGACGTTAAAGAGGCTTTTGCCCCCGGAAATCCTGGCCATGTTTTTCAATTCGTTGGGCTCGAATGCCAACACCTCGCCGTCCGAGGACGTCTCCCCCAAGCAAAACGACGAGCAGCAGCCCCAGGAGGACGCGGCGTGA
- a CDS encoding DNA primase family protein, with product MPDRKDPTPEEIEAAAAQVAERVKEEGTEAADAAPVIDYEFVKRCLYAGQKGDGILYAAVHKGTLLCAPELKSQWFEWTGAYWKQVTVYRAEALVEAVVAQYEQTRLETELKISEVKQARDDEAEKRLQRLSKRLRKNVDDLREGSGVSAALRFALSNDDPLLVRMEEFDADPYLLGVANGVVDLHTGEFRKARPGDRVRRTCGVEWQGIDAPVPLWPSFVQEIVGDDPEVAAFLQRVFGYAITGLSCEPLFVVLAGDGRNGKTVMVETLGKVLGDYMAPIPAELLLDQGQARDADKPTPTIMSLNGLRIAYATESDENRRFSIARVKWLSGDDRLTGRYMWDRDPSSFYPTHTLFLLTNHKPHAGAHEYAFWDRLRLVNFPYRYVDKPTREHERQRDRTIPERLEKELPGILAWLVRGCLLWQRDGIAPPASVLAATEEYQREEDHVQDFVDECLLTTDPTDRVSATAIYDLYTRWYFKNRGKYVPSMNAFGKQLGRKIHKDRKGGTVYYYGVQLNPVAEDAYPDKRADKEGSYGKSLWGKGPK from the coding sequence ATGCCTGATCGAAAAGATCCGACGCCGGAAGAAATCGAGGCCGCCGCCGCCCAGGTGGCCGAGCGCGTGAAAGAGGAAGGGACTGAGGCCGCGGACGCCGCGCCGGTCATTGACTACGAGTTCGTCAAACGCTGCCTCTACGCCGGGCAAAAGGGGGACGGCATCCTCTACGCCGCCGTGCACAAGGGGACCCTCCTTTGCGCGCCGGAACTCAAAAGCCAGTGGTTCGAGTGGACGGGCGCTTACTGGAAACAGGTCACTGTCTACCGGGCCGAGGCCTTGGTCGAGGCCGTCGTCGCCCAATACGAACAGACGCGCCTCGAAACGGAACTCAAGATTTCGGAGGTCAAACAGGCCCGGGACGACGAGGCGGAAAAACGCCTGCAGCGCCTCTCCAAGCGGCTGCGCAAAAACGTCGATGATCTTCGAGAGGGTTCCGGTGTCTCGGCCGCGCTCCGGTTCGCTTTGTCCAATGACGATCCGCTGCTGGTGCGCATGGAGGAGTTCGACGCGGATCCATACCTGCTCGGCGTGGCCAACGGCGTGGTGGATCTGCACACCGGGGAGTTCCGCAAAGCGCGACCTGGGGATCGTGTGCGCAGGACCTGCGGCGTCGAGTGGCAGGGCATTGATGCGCCGGTTCCGCTTTGGCCCAGTTTCGTCCAGGAGATCGTCGGCGACGACCCAGAGGTAGCCGCCTTCCTGCAGCGTGTGTTCGGCTACGCCATCACCGGCTTGTCGTGCGAGCCACTTTTTGTGGTGCTGGCCGGGGACGGCCGCAACGGAAAAACGGTGATGGTCGAGACCTTGGGAAAGGTCTTGGGCGATTACATGGCGCCGATCCCGGCCGAGCTGCTCCTCGATCAGGGGCAGGCCCGGGACGCGGACAAGCCCACGCCCACCATCATGTCGCTCAACGGCCTGCGCATCGCCTACGCCACCGAGTCCGACGAGAACCGTCGGTTTTCCATCGCCCGGGTCAAGTGGTTGTCGGGCGATGATCGCCTGACCGGCCGCTACATGTGGGACCGTGATCCTTCCAGCTTCTACCCGACGCACACGCTTTTCCTTCTCACCAACCACAAGCCGCACGCCGGGGCCCACGAATACGCCTTTTGGGATCGGCTTCGCCTGGTCAATTTCCCCTACCGCTACGTGGACAAGCCCACGCGGGAGCATGAGCGGCAACGCGATCGCACCATACCCGAACGGCTCGAAAAGGAGCTGCCCGGGATCCTGGCCTGGCTGGTACGGGGTTGTCTTCTTTGGCAGCGCGACGGCATCGCGCCACCGGCATCGGTGCTGGCGGCCACCGAGGAATACCAGCGGGAGGAGGACCACGTGCAGGATTTCGTGGACGAGTGCCTCCTCACCACGGATCCCACGGACCGTGTTTCGGCTACCGCGATCTACGACCTCTACACCCGCTGGTACTTCAAGAACCGGGGGAAATACGTCCCCAGCATGAACGCATTTGGCAAGCAGCTCGGGCGGAAGATCCACAAGGATCGCAAGGGCGGCACCGTCTACTACTACGGCGTGCAGCTCAATCCCGTCGCCGAGGACGCATATCCAGACAAAAGGGCAGATAAAGAAGGTAGTTACGGAAAAAGTCTCTGGGGAAAAGGCCCGAAGTAA
- a CDS encoding ASCH domain-containing protein translates to MDIPRIAIAVQQPWAWLLVNGFKGVENRTWPLPSAYVGRRILIQASARPAFNLSTARDILEEIHARFGLPGGLRFPDEGRQSGGIVGLVRLVGCDQGHSASPWAESGQWHWRVADAAPLPFMPCKGKLGFFRVDYAAPETRPNLMGVGR, encoded by the coding sequence ATGGACATCCCGCGCATCGCCATCGCCGTGCAACAGCCCTGGGCCTGGCTGCTGGTCAACGGCTTCAAGGGCGTGGAAAACCGCACGTGGCCGCTGCCCTCGGCCTACGTCGGCCGGCGGATCCTGATCCAGGCCAGTGCCCGTCCGGCCTTCAACCTGTCCACGGCCCGGGACATCCTCGAGGAGATCCACGCCCGCTTCGGCCTGCCGGGAGGGCTGCGATTCCCGGACGAGGGCCGGCAATCCGGCGGTATCGTGGGCCTGGTCCGCTTGGTCGGCTGCGACCAGGGACACAGCGCCTCGCCCTGGGCGGAGTCCGGCCAGTGGCACTGGCGCGTCGCCGATGCCGCCCCCCTGCCCTTCATGCCTTGCAAAGGGAAGCTCGGCTTTTTCCGGGTGGACTATGCCGCGCCTGAGACGCGGCCCAACCTGATGGGGGTAGGAAGGTAA